One Poecilia reticulata strain Guanapo linkage group LG4, Guppy_female_1.0+MT, whole genome shotgun sequence genomic window carries:
- the LOC108166219 gene encoding oocyte zinc finger protein XlCOF6-like: protein MNIVLGTDSGSLEIKEEPEELEPQQVKEDYDQSEFQHMVKIEVEDISQDENQDVLKQERDPLMGGDYAPVELKQEPVELKSKQVKEEEHGSGPQQMAEKEAGSISQDENQDILKQETDNLVLDSSDNDTDQQQPPDVNGNQILLQNFSKVELQEIQTHEASGSSKDDGQQKMAQKSDDAEKGMKGRKIQNGKQCKVCGKCFKCNSDLRVHMRIHTGEKPFLCLICGKCFNHKHNLNSHIRIHTSEKPFACKTCGKGFNQKISLKCHMRTHTGEKPFSCPTCGKGFNHKHNLNSHMSSHTGEKPFSCVTCGKCFIQKFSLTIHTRTHTGEKPFSCVTCGKCFRHKPDLNRHMMTHTGEKKPFSCSICGKGLVQKRNLSVHMRTHTGEKPFSCTTCGKSFIQKRSLNSHMISHRSEKLFSCIICGKGFNKKSNFTCHMRIHTGEKPFSCLTCGKGFNQKRFLSTHITTHTSEKPFSCLTCGKGFMQKHSLNSHMRYHTGEKPFSCLTCGKSFIQKRSLTSHMRYHTGEKSFTCGTCGKSFNKKSTFTSHMITHTDEKPFSCLTCGKCFIQKRSLTRHVRTHTGEKPFSCIICGKGFYKKYSFTYHMRIHTGEKPFSCKTCGKGFNQKRFLNTHMLAHTGEKPFSCLTCGKSFIQKRSLTSHTRTHTGEKPFSCMTCGKNFLQKRGMTSHMRIHTGEKPFSCMTCGKSFLQKCSLTCHMRSHTGEKPFVCGTCGKGYSRKHSLIKHLTTHKIESFPISYL, encoded by the coding sequence ATGAATATCGTATTGGGGACAGATTCTGGATctctggaaataaaagaagaaccaGAGGAACTAGAACCGCAACAAGTTAAAGAAGATTATGATCAATCAGAATTTCAGCACATGGTAAAAATTGAGGTTGAAGACATCAGTCAGGATGAAAACCAGGATGTACTGAAGCAGGAGAGGGATCCCTTAATGGGAGGAGATTATGCACCTGTTGAACTCAAACAGGAACCAGTAGAACTCAAATCTAAACAAGTGAAGGAAGAGGAGCATGGATCAGGACCTCAGCAGATGGCAGAGAAAGAGGCTGGAAGCATCAGTCAGGATGAAAACCAGGATATACTAAAGCAGGAGACTGATAATTTAGTCCTAGACTCTTCTGATAATGATACAgaccaacaacaaccaccagATGTAAATGGAAACCAAATCCTCTTACAGAACTTCTCTAAAGTAGAGCTTCAGGAAATACAGACTCATGAAGCCTCAGGATCCAGTAAAGATGATGGGCAACAGAAAATGGCTCAGAAAAGTGATGATGCAGAGAAAGGGATGAAGGGCAGGAAAATTCAGAATGGTAAACAATGTAAagtgtgtgggaaatgttttaaatgtaatagtGATTTAAGAgttcacatgagaattcacacgggtgagaagcctttcttaTGTCTAATCTGTGGGAAATGTTTCAAtcacaaacataatttaaatagcCACATAAGAATCCACACTAGTGAAAAGCCTTTTGCATGTAAAacctgtggaaaaggttttaatcaaaaaattagtttgaaatgccacatgagaactcacacaggtgagaaacctttctcatgtccaacctgtggaaaaggtttcaaTCACAAACATAATTTGAATAGCCACATGAGTagtcacacaggtgagaagcctttctcatgtgtaacttgtggaaaatgtttcattcagaAGTTTAGTTTGACTATTCACACgagaactcacacaggtgagaagcctttttcaTGTGTCACTTGTGGAAAGTGTTTCCGTCATAAACCTGATTTGAATCGCCACATGATgactcacacaggtgagaagaaGCCTTTCTCTTGTTCAATCTGTGGAAAAGGTTTGGTTCAGAAACGTAATTTGAGTGTTCACATGAGgactcacacaggtgagaagcctttctcatgtacaacctgtggaaaaagtttcatcCAAAAACGTAGTTTAAATAGTCACATGATAAGTCACAGAAGTGAGAAGCTCTTCTCATGTATAATCTGTGGAAAGGGTTtcaataaaaaatctaattttaccTGCCACATGAGgattcatacaggtgagaagcctttttcaTGTTTAACCTGTGGTAaaggttttaatcaaaaaagatttttgagtACCCacataacaacacacacaagtgagaaacctttctcatgtctaacttgtggaaaaggttttatgcaaaaacatagTTTGAATAGCCACATGAGATAtcacacaggtgaaaagcctttctcatgtttaacttgtggaaaaagtttcattcAAAAACGTAGTTTGACAAGCCACATGAGAtatcacacaggtgagaagtcTTTCACATGTGGAACTTGTGGAAAGAGTTTCaataaaaaatctacttttactAGCCACATGATAACCCACACAGATGAGAAACCTTTCTCATGTTTAacttgtggaaaatgttttattcaaaaacgTAGCTTGACTAGACACGTAAGAACTCACACAGGGGAAAAGCCTTTCTCATGTATAATCTGTGGAAAGGgtttctataaaaaatatagtttCACTTACCACATGAGgattcatacaggtgagaaacctttctcatgtaagacctgtggaaaaggttttaatcaaaaacGATTTCTGAATACCCACATGCTagctcacacaggtgagaagccctTCTCATGTCTAACCTGTGGGAAAAGTTTCATTCAAAAACGTAGTTTGACTAGCCACACgagaactcacacaggtgagaagcctttctcatgtaTGACCTGTGGGAAAAACTTCCTTCAAAAACGTGGTATGACTAgccacatgagaattcacacaggtgagaagccgtTCTCATGTATGACCTGTGGGAAAAGTTTCCTTCAAAAATGTAGTTTGACGTGCCACATGAGatctcacacaggtgagaaacctttcgTATGCGGAACTTGTGGAAAAGGTTACAGTCGTAAACATAGTTTGATTAAGCATCTTACAACTCACAAAATAGAATCCTTTCCCATTTCATACTTGTAA
- the LOC103463215 gene encoding gastrula zinc finger protein XlCGF57.1-like has product MNEEQEEPEPQQMRATKKEPEAQLGEEDEDEGLLVVKQESSSSVMSPADLGTVHMDPESEQTMEMKEEQEDICCYQQVVVKEETETIMIPVHDPMDPEPNQNQFSPEAQNAFRSQTDQNPQERCWTSRSHEDNSKSKRRKTDVSCDVCGKSFRQHRYLIAHLRTHTGEKPFSCQSCGKSFLRQPDLTLHMKTHTGEKPFQCPVCGKGFIQKTTLSYHMRTHTGERPHSCEFCGKSFIQRSDLTCHLRTHTGEKPYQCEVCQKSFGHSSDFTRHRRTHMAEKPFSCVTCGRAFNKQSKLSRHLRVHAGSKTYSCESCDKSFRRSCDFVRHLRTHTGEKPFNCELCDKSFRQNGDLTRHMRTHTGEKPSSCSVCGKNFSEYSSMLRHMRTHTGEKPYICKVCGKLFRFGGHLTVHLRTHTGEKPCCCKVCGKSFSDCSSMSRHMRTHTGEKSYACEVCDKSFRQRNDLTRHHRTHTGEKPFQCLACGKGFVQKTTLRYHMMTHTGEKPYPCQLCCKSFRQRNDLTRHLRTHTGEKPYSCSLCDKPFRQSNDLARHMKTHTGEDLSCVVDQSD; this is encoded by the coding sequence ATGAACGAGGagcaggaggaaccagaaccacagcagatGAGGGCGACCAAGAAGGAACCAGAAGCTCAACTCGGTGAGGAAGACGAGGATGAAGGGTTGCTTGTAGTGAAGCAggagagcagcagctctgtgatGAGCCCTGCTGACCTGGGAACGGTCCATATGGATCCGGAATCAGAGCAGACGATGGAGAtgaaggaggagcaggaggacaTCTGCTGCTACCAGCAGGTTGTAGTGAAGGAGGAGACCGAAACCATCATGATACCAGTCCATGACCCCATGGAcccagaaccaaaccagaaccagttctCCCCCGAAGCCCAAAACGCATTCAGATCCCAGACAGACCAGAACCCACAGGAGAGATGTTGGACGTCCAGAAGCCATGAGGACAACTCAAAGTCCAAGAGACGTAAGACAGATGTGTCCTGTGACGTGTGTGGTAAAAGTTTCAGGCAGCACAGGTACTTGATTGCTCACCTGAGgactcacacaggtgagaagcctttttcaTGTCAGTCTTGTGGGAAAAGTTTCCTCAGGCAGCCGGACCTGACTCTGCACATGAAAACCCACACTGGTGAGAAGCCCTTCCAATGTCCGGTGTGTGGCAAAGGTTTCATCCAGAAAACCACCTTAAGTTACCACATGAGAACGCACACAGGAGAGAGGCCGCACAGCTGTGAGTTCTGTGGTAAATCCTTCATACAGAGGAGTGATTTGACTTGCCACCTTAGGAcccacacaggtgagaaaccgtATCAGTGTGAGGtgtgtcagaaatcttttggaCACAGCAGTGACTTCACTCGCCACAGGAGGACACACATGGCTGAGAAACCTTtctcatgtgtgacctgtgggaGAGCCTTTAACAAGCAGTCTAAGCTGAGTCGTCACCTGAGAGTTCACGCAGGCAGTAAGACGTATTCCTGTGAGTCGTGTGATAAATCTTTCAGGCGGAGTTGTGACTTTGTGCGTCACCTGAGGactcacacaggagagaaaccgttTAATTGTGAATTGTGTGACAAATCTTTCAGACAAAATGGCGACCTGACGcgtcacatgagaactcacacaggtgagaagccatCTTCGTGTTCAGTGTGTGGTAAAAACTTCAGTGAGTACAGCAGCATGCTCAGACATATGAGGACTCACACTGGGGAGAAACCGTACATCTGCAAGGTGTGTGGGAAGCTTTTCCGCTTCGGCGGGCATTTGACCGTTCACTTGAGAAcccacacaggtgagaagccttgtTGCTGTAAAGTGTGTGGTAAATCATTCAGTGACTGCAGCAGCATGTCCAGACACATGAGGACTCACACTGGGGAGAAGTCGTATGCTTGTGAAGTGTGTGATAAGTCTTTTAGGCAGAGGAATGATTTGACCCGTCATCATAGAactcacacaggagagaaacctttcCAGTGTCTGGCTTGCGGTAAAGGGTTTGTCCAGAAAACAACCTTGAGGTATCATATGATGACCCACACCGGAGAGAAGCCTTACCCCTGTCAGCTATGCTGCAAATCCTTCAGACAGAGAAACGATCTGACCCGTCACCTCAGAAcccacacaggagagaaaccgtATAGCTGTTCATTGTGTGACAAGCCTTTCAGACAGAGTAATGACTTGGCTCGTCACATGAAGACTCACACAGGGGAGGATCTAAGCTGTGTGGTTGATCAGTCAGACTAA